ATCGGAGCGTCATCTACTATATTAGATAGGATAGCTAAAGCCGAAGCAGAAGTACATAAAGATTTACAGGAAGTTCAAGTTTCACAAATTAATAATTTGGAAGGAATAAAGGAAATATCAACCAATTTAGTGAAATTAGTTGACAAGTCAAAATCTGAAAATCAGGAATTAGAAGAAATTATCTTTAGTATACAGAAAAAAGCAGATTGTTATACAAACATATTAAACTATCTAAATCAAATTAAAATTTTAAAAGATCAATCAAATAGTTAATTTAGTAATAATATTACATTTACATATGCAGAATTTTAGTATATAATCGTGAAAGAAACAAAACTAGGGGTGCATTAAAACGCTGAGAGAGCTTAATAGCTTAACCCTTTGAACCTGAAGTGGTTAGTACCAACGCAGGGAAGTGAGTTTGCCTATTATGAGAAGTTTACATTGAAAAATGATAAATTTATAAGAAATAGTTCAAGCTTTCTATCCTTGTGATGGAAGGCTTTTTTGTCGTATATAAGGAGATGAGAACAATGCTTGAATTTAATAATGTTACTTTTAAATATCCAGAAGATGATTATACAATGATAAAAGATTTATCATTCTCAATAGAAAAAGGTGAATTTATTTCTATTATAGGTGCCAGTGGCTGCGGTAAAAGTACCATCTTTAGGTTAATAAATGGATTGGAAAAAATTCAAGGTGGAAAGATATTTGTTAATGGGAATTCTATAGAAAATATGAAAAATTATAGTGCATACATGCCTCAAAAGGATTTACTTTTTCCTTGGAGGACTATAGGAGAAAATCTTTCCCTGCCAATGGAACTTCAAAAAATTAATAAGAATGAAAGAGAAAAAAGAATTTTAGATATGCTTAAGGAAGTTGGTTTATTAGGTTACAAAGATAAATACC
The window above is part of the Clostridium saccharoperbutylacetonicum N1-4(HMT) genome. Proteins encoded here:
- a CDS encoding ABC transporter ATP-binding protein, which translates into the protein MLEFNNVTFKYPEDDYTMIKDLSFSIEKGEFISIIGASGCGKSTIFRLINGLEKIQGGKIFVNGNSIENMKNYSAYMPQKDLLFPWRTIGENLSLPMELQKINKNEREKRILDMLKEVGLLGYKDKYPKDLSGGMKQRVAFARTILTGSELLLLDEPFSALDSLTKISMQEWLLEEWRYFNKTILFITHDVEEAVFLSKAIFVIHDSPITHLEKIEVPLEYPRNRSFLQKTQIMQLKEDLIERLRQKVKL